One Corynebacterium appendicis CIP 107643 DNA window includes the following coding sequences:
- a CDS encoding multicopper oxidase family protein produces the protein MLLATAATATACAGPGGVRFRQAAPEGAREDYRDLPVPELFEGELEGNTRTFELTAQTGQAEILPGTMTDTWGFNGAWLGPTLYMRRGEHIEMTVRNDVTEPTVVHWHGLHLPAAADGGPALMFDPGETWEPSWDVDQPAATCWYHPHPHNVSGLHAYRGLAGGLIVADEESDALDLPHEYGVDDIPVIITDAKFHAGGRLDETLDPDYGLLGDTPVINGITKPQFTATTRRVRLRLVNGATMRFHQLVVGKPFHVIATDQGLLGEPVETDAILLSPGERAEILVDLEPGEELMLRSDGVPDGGGLPKEDTANGFGLRDTFDLLKITGPDENAPEVGEVPGALVDVDKPDASGAPEREFALNGFEINGQTMDMERVDVVIDHDGPEIWRVSNENADWPHNFHIHNARFMVESVDGGDVAFTAGWHDTIYIPPMSTVTLLVEFGHYPDPTLAYMYHCHMLYHEDQGMMGQYVIVDPGKQPALGDRA, from the coding sequence ATGCTCCTCGCCACCGCGGCGACAGCTACCGCGTGCGCGGGTCCGGGCGGGGTCCGTTTCCGACAGGCGGCTCCCGAGGGTGCGAGGGAAGATTACCGCGACCTGCCCGTTCCCGAGCTCTTCGAAGGCGAACTTGAGGGGAACACACGTACTTTCGAGCTGACCGCGCAGACCGGCCAGGCGGAGATTCTCCCGGGGACAATGACCGACACATGGGGCTTCAACGGCGCATGGCTCGGCCCGACGCTGTACATGCGCCGCGGCGAGCACATCGAGATGACAGTGCGTAACGACGTCACCGAGCCCACCGTGGTCCACTGGCACGGCCTCCACCTGCCTGCGGCCGCCGACGGCGGCCCAGCGCTCATGTTCGACCCCGGCGAAACCTGGGAGCCGTCCTGGGATGTGGACCAGCCGGCAGCGACGTGCTGGTACCACCCGCACCCGCACAATGTCTCCGGCCTGCACGCCTACCGCGGTCTCGCCGGCGGGCTTATCGTCGCCGACGAGGAATCCGACGCACTCGACCTGCCGCACGAGTACGGTGTCGACGACATCCCCGTGATCATCACCGACGCGAAATTCCACGCCGGCGGCAGGCTCGACGAGACCTTGGACCCCGACTACGGGCTGCTGGGGGACACGCCGGTGATCAACGGCATCACCAAACCGCAGTTCACCGCGACCACGCGCCGGGTGCGCCTGCGCTTGGTCAACGGCGCCACCATGCGCTTCCACCAATTGGTCGTGGGCAAGCCCTTCCACGTCATCGCCACCGACCAGGGCCTGCTCGGCGAACCCGTCGAGACGGACGCGATCCTGCTCAGCCCCGGCGAGCGGGCCGAGATCCTCGTCGACCTCGAGCCCGGCGAGGAGCTCATGCTGCGCAGCGATGGTGTCCCCGATGGCGGCGGCCTGCCCAAGGAGGACACTGCCAACGGATTCGGTCTCCGCGACACCTTCGACCTGCTCAAGATCACCGGGCCCGACGAGAACGCCCCGGAGGTGGGGGAGGTGCCGGGGGCGCTGGTGGACGTCGATAAGCCTGATGCTTCTGGCGCGCCCGAGCGCGAGTTCGCACTGAACGGATTCGAGATCAACGGCCAGACAATGGACATGGAGCGCGTCGATGTGGTCATCGACCACGACGGCCCGGAGATCTGGCGGGTGTCCAACGAGAACGCCGACTGGCCGCACAACTTCCACATCCACAATGCGCGGTTCATGGTCGAATCCGTCGACGGCGGCGACGTGGCGTTCACCGCCGGCTGGCACGACACGATCTATATCCCGCCAATGTCGACTGTGACCCTGCTCGTCGAATTCGGGCACTACCCGGACCCGACGCTGGCGTACATGTACCACTGCCACATGCTCTACCACGAGGACCAGGGCATGATGGGGCAGTACGTCATCGTCGACCCCGGTAAGCAGCCGGCGCTCGGCGATCGTGCGTGA
- a CDS encoding ribose-phosphate diphosphokinase gives MTGKKVESHKDLKVFTGRAHPDLAEKVAEELGIDLVPTTARDFANGEIFIRFDESVRGADCFVMQSHTQPLNKWLMEQLIMIDALKRGSAKRITAILPFYPYARQDKKHRGREPISARLVADLLTAAGADRIVSVDLHTDQIQGFFDGPVDHMHAMPILTDYIKSKYPLDNLVVVSPDAGRVKTAEKWANTLGDAPMAFVHKTRDIDAANKVVSNRVVGDVDGKDCVLLDDMIDTGGTIAGAVGVLKDAGARSVVIATTHGVFSDPARERLSSCGAEEVITTDTLPQSTEGWSKLTVLSIAPLLARTIHEIFENGSVTTLFEGQA, from the coding sequence ATGACCGGTAAGAAAGTCGAAAGCCACAAGGACCTCAAGGTCTTCACCGGCCGGGCACACCCGGACCTGGCCGAGAAGGTCGCCGAGGAACTGGGCATCGACCTCGTGCCCACCACCGCACGCGACTTCGCCAACGGCGAGATCTTCATCCGCTTCGACGAATCCGTCCGCGGCGCCGACTGTTTTGTCATGCAGTCCCACACCCAGCCGTTGAACAAGTGGCTGATGGAACAGCTCATCATGATCGACGCTTTGAAGCGCGGCTCCGCCAAGCGCATCACCGCGATCCTGCCGTTCTACCCGTACGCCCGCCAGGACAAAAAGCACCGCGGCCGCGAGCCGATTTCCGCCCGCCTCGTCGCGGACCTGCTCACCGCCGCTGGCGCGGACCGCATCGTGTCTGTCGACCTGCACACGGACCAGATCCAGGGCTTCTTCGATGGCCCGGTCGACCACATGCACGCGATGCCGATCCTGACGGACTACATCAAGTCCAAGTACCCGCTGGACAACCTCGTTGTGGTCTCCCCCGACGCCGGCCGTGTGAAGACCGCTGAGAAGTGGGCCAACACGCTCGGCGACGCACCGATGGCGTTCGTGCACAAGACCCGCGACATCGACGCCGCGAACAAGGTCGTCTCCAACCGCGTCGTCGGCGACGTCGACGGCAAGGACTGCGTGCTGCTCGACGACATGATCGACACCGGCGGCACCATCGCCGGCGCGGTCGGCGTGCTCAAGGACGCCGGCGCCCGTTCTGTGGTCATCGCCACCACCCACGGCGTCTTCTCCGACCCGGCCCGCGAGCGCCTTTCCAGCTGCGGCGCGGAGGAAGTCATCACGACCGACACCCTGCCGCAGTCCACGGAGGGCTGGAGCAAACTCACCGTTCTCTCCATCGCGCCGCTGCTGGCGCGCACGATCCACGAGATCTTCGAGAACGGCTCCGTGACCACCCTCTTCGAGGGCCAGGCCTAG
- a CDS encoding ATP-grasp domain-containing protein: MLSRFNEPPRPDQPLIVILSDDTDEEDHNVLFPALRDRGTSVIRVHPHELVVNIRDGVQSFSAAGLEFTPDLVVGWVLEDLLFPGMAHLEAFAAAGVPVINSALTLFRAQNKYVTSAHLAAERALGYPVITGRDPVALRSWMAELGGPAVTKPVFGFGGRGLQRADTAADLQPVLAGVEQSGENYYAMPWVQNPGRDIRVYTVNHHAVFAMYRYAPAGQWVTNVKAGGQIAMCPLTEDISALASRASRAVGTLIGGVDIGEDTATGELVVYEVNSCPTCEPPVLLAAADFLAAAARDVDAAVRTWRPAKVYDGVDDDPALFHPSKHGLIRQR, from the coding sequence ATGCTGAGCCGATTCAACGAACCGCCCCGCCCAGACCAACCGTTGATCGTTATTCTCAGCGACGACACCGATGAAGAAGACCACAACGTGCTCTTCCCGGCCCTGCGCGACCGGGGCACCTCCGTGATCCGCGTCCACCCTCACGAGCTGGTGGTCAATATCCGGGACGGGGTGCAGTCATTCTCTGCGGCGGGCCTGGAATTCACACCCGATCTGGTGGTCGGGTGGGTCCTGGAGGATCTGTTGTTCCCGGGGATGGCCCATCTGGAGGCGTTCGCCGCCGCGGGAGTCCCCGTGATCAACTCCGCGCTGACCCTCTTCAGGGCGCAGAACAAGTACGTTACCAGTGCCCACCTGGCTGCGGAGCGCGCCCTGGGCTACCCGGTCATCACAGGCCGGGACCCGGTCGCGCTCCGCTCGTGGATGGCTGAGCTCGGCGGCCCGGCCGTGACGAAGCCCGTCTTCGGTTTCGGCGGCCGTGGTCTCCAGCGCGCGGACACCGCCGCCGACCTCCAGCCAGTCCTGGCCGGGGTGGAGCAGAGCGGGGAGAACTACTACGCCATGCCGTGGGTTCAGAACCCGGGCCGCGACATCAGGGTCTACACCGTCAACCACCACGCGGTGTTCGCGATGTACCGTTACGCGCCCGCGGGGCAGTGGGTGACCAACGTGAAGGCGGGCGGCCAGATCGCGATGTGCCCCCTCACCGAGGACATCAGTGCCCTCGCCTCCCGTGCATCCCGCGCCGTGGGAACGCTGATCGGGGGAGTGGACATCGGAGAGGACACGGCCACGGGCGAACTCGTGGTCTACGAGGTCAATTCCTGCCCTACCTGCGAGCCGCCGGTCCTCCTGGCCGCAGCGGATTTCCTTGCGGCCGCAGCCCGCGACGTCGACGCTGCCGTACGCACGTGGCGGCCGGCGAAGGTCTACGACGGCGTGGATGACGACCCGGCTCTCTTCCACCCGAGCAAGCACGGGCTCATCCGTCAGCGGTGA
- a CDS encoding MFS transporter: MVSTPKAASAPLNDDASLTSERRRVVAATTVGTAIEWYDFFLYAATAGLVFKAAMFAPLGPAGGTLVAFLTVGLSFLFRPLGAFLAGHFADKLGRRVVLMVTLLAMGGATTLIGLLPTYETIGVLSPVLLVLLRLVQGISAGGEWGSAVLLAVEHAPDGKRGLFGAGPQIGAPAGLLLSSGALYLMNIIAPGDAFLDWGWRVPFLFSALLVLLGWWVRKGVDESPVYEEMTEISAGQASNPIGALFRNYTPVVIAGALLFAANSVLGYMTTGGYIQNYTTDPDGMAMERGPILFAVTVAGAVWMVSTFFTGWLSDRLGRKTTLVGGFVIQIIAAFVLFPLVNTAEMGKIYAALIFLALALGFTYGQIAALYSELFPASVRASGTSITYAIGAILGGAFAPFIASWIYEATGSSWGITAYLVGASVVGLAVAVSIRERAGIPLDTGHEHLQRTGHFIWQR; encoded by the coding sequence ATGGTTTCAACACCGAAAGCAGCAAGCGCGCCGCTTAACGACGACGCCTCCCTCACCTCCGAACGCCGCCGCGTGGTGGCAGCCACGACGGTGGGCACTGCCATCGAGTGGTACGACTTCTTTCTCTACGCCGCCACCGCCGGCCTGGTGTTCAAGGCCGCGATGTTCGCCCCGCTGGGTCCGGCCGGCGGCACTTTAGTCGCATTCCTCACCGTCGGGCTGTCGTTCCTGTTCCGCCCGCTCGGCGCGTTTTTGGCGGGGCATTTCGCGGACAAGCTCGGCCGCCGCGTTGTGCTCATGGTGACGCTGCTGGCAATGGGGGGCGCCACCACCCTGATCGGCCTGCTTCCCACCTACGAGACGATCGGTGTCCTCTCCCCCGTCCTGCTCGTTCTGCTGCGCCTGGTGCAGGGCATTTCCGCCGGCGGCGAGTGGGGTTCGGCAGTCCTTCTGGCCGTCGAGCACGCCCCGGACGGCAAGCGCGGCCTCTTCGGCGCGGGTCCGCAGATCGGCGCCCCTGCCGGCCTGTTGCTGTCGTCCGGCGCGCTGTACCTGATGAATATCATCGCGCCGGGCGACGCCTTCCTCGACTGGGGCTGGCGCGTGCCGTTCCTCTTCTCCGCCCTGCTGGTTCTGCTCGGCTGGTGGGTGCGCAAGGGCGTGGACGAATCCCCGGTCTACGAAGAAATGACGGAGATTTCCGCTGGACAAGCTTCCAATCCTATCGGCGCATTGTTCCGAAACTACACTCCCGTCGTCATCGCTGGCGCCCTTCTCTTCGCAGCGAACAGCGTGCTGGGATACATGACCACCGGCGGCTACATCCAGAACTACACCACCGACCCGGACGGAATGGCCATGGAGCGCGGGCCGATCCTCTTCGCCGTCACCGTCGCCGGGGCAGTCTGGATGGTCTCCACATTCTTCACCGGCTGGCTCTCCGACCGGCTCGGGCGGAAGACCACCCTCGTCGGCGGTTTTGTCATCCAGATCATCGCCGCTTTCGTTCTCTTCCCACTGGTGAACACAGCTGAGATGGGCAAGATTTACGCTGCTCTGATCTTCCTCGCCCTGGCACTCGGCTTCACCTACGGGCAGATCGCGGCGCTGTATTCGGAGCTCTTCCCCGCCTCGGTCCGCGCGTCTGGCACTTCGATCACCTACGCGATCGGCGCGATCCTCGGCGGCGCCTTCGCCCCGTTCATCGCATCCTGGATCTATGAAGCCACCGGTTCCTCGTGGGGTATCACCGCCTACTTGGTCGGCGCGAGCGTCGTCGGCCTCGCCGTGGCTGTGAGTATCCGCGAGCGCGCCGGCATTCCTCTCGACACCGGCCACGAACACCTGCAGCGCACCGGCCATTTCATCTGGCAGCGCTAG
- a CDS encoding 50S ribosomal protein L25/general stress protein Ctc yields the protein MANKFPTIQADKRDEFGKGSARRLRAAGRVPGVLYSNGEDNIHFHVDILEITALVRNDGTNAILELEVEGDKNLAMVKHVDQNVLTLNIDHIDLFGVKRGEKVTVEVPVVYEGEAAPDAVVLQEIDVVEIEVDALNIPDEITVSIEGKEIGDQILAGDLPLPEGAELITDPEYLAINVTYQQVDEEVEAAAEEAEEGGAEAGAESADEAPADGEGEGTSEE from the coding sequence ATGGCGAATAAGTTCCCGACCATCCAGGCTGACAAGCGCGACGAGTTCGGCAAGGGCTCCGCTCGCCGCCTGCGCGCCGCGGGCCGCGTCCCGGGCGTTCTGTACAGCAACGGCGAGGACAACATCCACTTCCACGTGGACATCCTCGAGATCACCGCTCTCGTGCGCAACGACGGCACCAACGCCATTCTCGAACTCGAGGTTGAGGGCGACAAGAACCTCGCGATGGTCAAGCACGTCGACCAGAACGTCCTGACCCTGAACATCGACCACATCGACCTCTTCGGCGTCAAGCGCGGCGAAAAGGTAACCGTCGAGGTCCCGGTCGTCTACGAGGGCGAGGCTGCCCCGGATGCTGTGGTCCTGCAGGAGATCGACGTTGTCGAGATCGAGGTCGACGCGCTGAACATTCCGGACGAGATCACCGTGTCCATCGAGGGCAAGGAGATCGGCGACCAGATCCTCGCCGGCGATCTGCCGCTGCCGGAGGGCGCCGAGCTCATCACCGATCCGGAGTACCTGGCCATCAATGTCACCTACCAGCAGGTTGACGAAGAGGTCGAGGCTGCTGCTGAAGAGGCTGAGGAAGGCGGCGCTGAGGCTGGCGCCGAGTCCGCGGACGAGGCACCGGCTGACGGCGAGGGCGAGGGCACCTCCGAGGAGTAA
- the glmU gene encoding bifunctional UDP-N-acetylglucosamine diphosphorylase/glucosamine-1-phosphate N-acetyltransferase GlmU, protein MATHSECAVVVLAAGAGTRMKSTTQKTLHEIGGRSLLSHSLHAAGGLSPAHLVAVVGHQRDQVSPAVDAIAEEMQVSILQAVQEEQNGTGHAVQIGLGAIPDFDGTVVVTNGDVPLLQTGTLEALVDKHESADAAVTVLSLEFEDPTGYGRIIRDSDGNVREIVEEKDANDEQRAVTEVNSGVFAFNGAVLREALTRINSDNAQGELYITDVLGIAVGDGRTVTAFTAPDARELAGVNDRVQLAAAGKELNRRLVEKAMRGGATVVDPDTTWIGVDVEIGQDVVIHPNTQLWGSTVIGDGAVVGPDTTLTDFEVGERASVVRTHGELGVVGAEATVGPFTYIRPGTKLGARGKLGGFVEAKNAEIGDGSKVPHLTYIGDATVGRESNIGASSVFVNYDGVNKHHTTIGDHCRTGSDTMFVAPVTVGDGAYTGAGTVVTEDVPAGALAVKEGHQRNIEGWVEKSRPGTAAANAAQRARESELKGDTTNDR, encoded by the coding sequence GTGGCAACCCATTCCGAGTGCGCCGTCGTCGTCCTGGCGGCCGGCGCCGGAACCCGCATGAAGTCGACGACGCAGAAAACGCTCCACGAAATCGGCGGGCGCAGTCTCCTGTCCCACTCGCTACACGCGGCGGGTGGACTCTCTCCCGCGCACCTCGTGGCAGTCGTCGGCCACCAGCGCGACCAGGTCTCCCCCGCTGTGGACGCGATCGCGGAGGAGATGCAGGTCTCGATCCTCCAGGCCGTCCAGGAGGAGCAGAACGGCACGGGCCACGCAGTGCAAATCGGCCTCGGGGCCATCCCGGATTTCGACGGCACCGTCGTGGTCACCAACGGCGATGTGCCGCTGCTGCAAACGGGGACGCTGGAGGCGCTCGTCGATAAGCATGAAAGCGCTGATGCCGCTGTGACCGTGCTGTCGCTGGAATTCGAGGACCCGACGGGCTACGGGCGCATCATCCGCGACTCTGACGGCAACGTGCGCGAAATCGTCGAGGAAAAAGACGCCAACGACGAACAGCGCGCCGTCACCGAGGTCAACTCCGGCGTGTTCGCGTTCAACGGCGCCGTGCTGCGCGAGGCGCTGACCCGCATCAACTCCGACAACGCGCAGGGCGAGCTGTACATCACCGATGTGCTCGGCATCGCGGTCGGCGACGGCCGCACGGTCACCGCGTTCACTGCCCCCGACGCCCGCGAGCTCGCCGGTGTCAACGACCGCGTCCAGCTCGCCGCTGCCGGCAAGGAGCTCAACCGCCGCCTCGTCGAGAAAGCCATGCGCGGCGGCGCCACCGTCGTCGACCCGGACACCACCTGGATCGGCGTCGACGTGGAGATCGGCCAGGACGTGGTCATCCACCCGAACACCCAGCTGTGGGGTTCCACCGTCATCGGTGACGGCGCTGTCGTGGGCCCCGACACCACCCTGACCGACTTCGAGGTCGGCGAACGCGCCTCCGTTGTGCGCACCCACGGCGAGCTCGGTGTCGTCGGCGCTGAGGCAACCGTCGGGCCCTTCACCTACATCCGCCCCGGCACCAAGCTGGGCGCCCGCGGAAAGCTCGGTGGCTTCGTCGAGGCGAAGAACGCCGAGATCGGCGACGGCTCCAAGGTGCCCCACCTGACATACATCGGCGACGCCACCGTCGGCCGCGAATCCAATATCGGCGCATCCAGCGTCTTCGTGAACTACGACGGCGTGAACAAGCACCACACCACCATCGGCGATCACTGCCGCACCGGCTCCGACACCATGTTCGTCGCCCCCGTCACCGTCGGCGATGGGGCATACACCGGCGCGGGTACAGTAGTGACTGAAGATGTGCCCGCCGGCGCCCTGGCCGTCAAGGAAGGACACCAGCGCAACATCGAAGGCTGGGTGGAGAAGAGCCGCCCCGGAACGGCAGCGGCCAATGCCGCCCAGCGCGCACGCGAGAGTGAACTGAAAGGTGACACCACCAATGACCGGTAA
- a CDS encoding MFS transporter: protein MSSPMPHEEHNARRFIWSNGLQNIGDQVVAPKTVLPWLFTAAGVPAGFTSFLVPIRESGSMLPQFALSPWVTSAASRKRVWLIGSWGQFIAAALIAVAAMFLNGAALGIAVLVLLGIQACFRAICSIAGKDVQGRTISKGHRGDITGRATALGGGFTLAVGLALTFLPNDLPRWILVLLLGVGASTWAFASLVFSGIKEPESETDDNAATHGFKEMWSLVTGDKDLQKFLVVRSLMLVTALSTPFIVVLGQEQGSDLTGLGAFIIASGGAALLGGRVSGKWSDKSSKAAMGWAAGAASTVLILLVLSARFLSADVNAWVMPAGFFLVNLAHTTVRVSRKTYLVDMATGDNRTLITGVSNTVMGVMLLVVGAVSSVVAAFGTQAALIFLAVIGYIGVIGAWNLRDVSAGAE, encoded by the coding sequence ATGTCTTCCCCCATGCCGCATGAAGAGCACAACGCGCGCCGTTTCATCTGGTCGAATGGCCTGCAAAACATCGGTGACCAGGTGGTCGCCCCGAAAACTGTGCTGCCGTGGCTGTTCACCGCCGCGGGCGTTCCCGCTGGCTTCACGTCGTTTCTGGTACCGATCCGCGAATCCGGCTCCATGCTCCCCCAATTCGCCCTGAGCCCGTGGGTGACCTCGGCAGCCTCCCGCAAGCGGGTGTGGCTGATCGGCTCTTGGGGGCAGTTCATCGCCGCCGCGCTCATCGCTGTGGCGGCGATGTTCCTGAATGGCGCGGCGCTCGGCATCGCTGTTCTGGTGCTGCTCGGCATCCAGGCGTGCTTCCGCGCCATCTGCTCGATCGCGGGCAAGGACGTGCAAGGACGCACCATCTCCAAGGGGCACCGCGGCGACATCACCGGCCGCGCGACAGCTCTCGGCGGCGGGTTCACCCTGGCGGTCGGTTTGGCGCTGACCTTCCTGCCGAATGACCTGCCGCGCTGGATCCTCGTGCTGCTGCTCGGCGTTGGCGCGTCGACGTGGGCATTCGCCTCGCTGGTCTTCTCCGGCATCAAGGAACCGGAATCTGAAACAGACGATAACGCCGCCACCCACGGCTTCAAAGAGATGTGGTCGCTGGTCACGGGCGACAAGGACCTGCAGAAATTCCTGGTGGTGCGCTCGCTGATGCTGGTCACCGCACTGTCAACGCCGTTCATTGTGGTGCTCGGCCAGGAGCAGGGCTCCGACCTGACGGGGCTCGGCGCCTTCATCATCGCCTCCGGCGGTGCGGCGCTGCTCGGCGGCCGCGTGTCCGGCAAGTGGTCCGACAAATCCTCCAAGGCGGCAATGGGCTGGGCGGCTGGCGCGGCCTCGACGGTGCTGATCCTGCTCGTGCTCAGCGCACGGTTTCTTTCCGCCGATGTCAATGCCTGGGTCATGCCGGCGGGCTTCTTCCTGGTCAACCTCGCGCACACGACAGTGCGCGTGAGCCGCAAGACCTACCTAGTGGACATGGCCACCGGCGATAACCGCACCCTGATCACCGGTGTGTCCAACACCGTCATGGGTGTCATGCTCCTCGTGGTGGGCGCTGTGTCCTCGGTCGTCGCCGCCTTCGGCACACAGGCGGCGCTGATCTTCCTCGCGGTCATCGGCTATATCGGTGTCATCGGGGCGTGGAATCTCCGAGATGTCTCTGCCGGGGCCGAATAA